One stretch of Equus przewalskii isolate Varuska chromosome 9, EquPr2, whole genome shotgun sequence DNA includes these proteins:
- the SERTAD1 gene encoding SERTA domain-containing protein 1, translating to MMLSKGLKRKREEEEEEKESLAVDAWWLDPGHPAVAQAPPAAASSSLFDLSVLKLHHSLRQSEPDLRHLVLVVNTLRRIQASMAPAAALPPVPSPPAASGVADNLLASSDAALSASMASLLEDLSHIEGLSQAPQPLADEGPPGRPTGGASPGLGALDLLGPATGCLLDDGFEGLFEDIDTSMYDSELWAPASEGLKPGPEDGPGKEEAPELDEAELDYLMDVLVGTQALERPPGPGR from the coding sequence ATGATGCTGAGCAAGGGCCTGAAGCGCaagcgggaggaggaggaggaggagaaggaaagcctGGCAGTGGACGCCTGGTGGCTGGATCCCGGCCACCCAGCAGTGGCACAGGCACCCCCGGCTGCGGCCTCCAGTTCCCTCTTTGACCTTTCGGTGCTCAAGCTCCACCACAGCCTGCGGCAGAGTGAGCCGGACCTGCGGCACCTGGTGCTGGTCGTGAACACGCTGCGGCGCATCCAGGCGTCCATGGCACCCGCAGCCGCCCTgccccctgtgcccagcccacCCGCAGCCTCCGGTGTGGCCGACAACCTGCTGGCCAGCTCAGACGCCGCCCTCTCAGCTTCCATGGCCAGCCTTCTGGAGGACCTCAGCCATATCGAGGGCCTGAGCCAGGCCCCGCAGCCCCTGGCGGACGAGGGGCCACCGGGCCGCCCCACTGGGGGCGCCTCACCTGGCCTGGGTGCCTTGGACCTGCTGGGCCCAGCCACTGGCTGTCTGCTGGACGACGGGTTTGAGGGTCTGTTTGAGGACATCGACACCTCCATGTACGACAGTGAACTTTGGGCGCCAGCCTCTGAGGGCCTCAAACCCGGCCCTGAGGATGGGCCTGGCAAGGAGGAGGCTCCGGAGCTGGACGAGGCTGAGCTGGACTACCTCATGGACGTGCTGGTGGGCACACAGGCGCTGGAGCGGCCGCCGGGGCCGGGGCGCTGA
- the SERTAD3 gene encoding SERTA domain-containing protein 3, with protein MVGGLKRKHSDLEEDEKWDWGPAGLRSYQQALLRISLDKVQRGLGPRAPSLRRHVLIHNTLQQLQAALCLAPAPALPPEPLFLGEEDFSLSATIGSILRELETSMDETEPPPDPVAPVGPQHEVLSQSDPVFLEALSSRYLGDSGLDEFFLDIDTSAVEKEPALAPPAPPHNLFCAPGSWEWNELDHIMEIILGS; from the coding sequence ATGGTAGGAGGCTTGAAGAGGAAACACTCGGATTTGGAGGAGGATGAGAAGTGGGACTGGGGCCCGGCAGGCCTCCGGAGCTACCAGCAAGCCCTGCTCCGCATCTCCCTAGACAAGGTCCAGCGAGGCCTGGGCCCCCGAGCACCCAGCCTCCGCAGGCACGTCCTCATCCACAACAccctccagcagctccaggccgCGCTGTGCCTGGCTCCCGCACCCGCCCTGCCTCCCGAGCCCCTCTTTCTGGGCGAGGAGGACTTCTCCCTGTCGGCCACCATCGGCTCTATCCTCAGGGAGCTGGAGACCTCCATGGACGAGACGGAGCCCCCTCCCGATCCAGTGGCTCCCGTGGGTCCCCAGCATGAGGTGCTGTCCCAGTCTGATCCAGTCTTCTTAGAAGCTCTAAGCTCCCGGTACCTGGGGGACTCTGGTCTGGATGAGTTCTTCCTGGACATTGACACGTCTGCAGTGGAGAAGGAGCCTGCTCTGGCCCCACCGGCGCCTCCTCACAACCTCTTCTGTGCCCCAGGGTCCTGGGAGTGGAATGAACTCGATCACATCATGGAAATTATTCTGGGGTCCTAA